A single genomic interval of Mucilaginibacter robiniae harbors:
- the gpmA gene encoding 2,3-diphosphoglycerate-dependent phosphoglycerate mutase: MQKLVLLRHGESVWNLENRFTGWTDVDLSAEGCKQAEHAGQLLKKHGYTFDVGFTSVLKRSIKTLHTVLDVMDMLWIPVQKSWRLNERFYGALQGLNKEETIAKYGEEQVHKWRRDPHEHPPAIAEDDERFPGHYLRYNDLTYRELPLTENLSETMNRALPFWHESIIPALRQNQKVIICAHGNSLRALIQYIDNLTDEQVTQLDIPTGTPWVYELDDRLNQIRHYYLD, translated from the coding sequence ATGCAAAAACTAGTTTTATTGCGCCATGGCGAAAGTGTATGGAATTTGGAAAACCGCTTTACCGGTTGGACGGATGTTGACTTATCGGCAGAAGGCTGCAAACAGGCTGAACATGCCGGGCAGTTGTTGAAAAAACACGGTTATACTTTTGATGTTGGATTTACCTCGGTACTTAAACGTTCTATTAAAACTTTGCACACAGTTTTAGATGTGATGGACATGTTGTGGATACCAGTACAAAAATCGTGGCGGTTAAACGAACGTTTTTATGGAGCTTTACAAGGCTTAAACAAAGAAGAAACTATTGCCAAGTATGGCGAAGAACAAGTACACAAATGGCGGCGAGATCCGCATGAACATCCACCAGCAATAGCTGAAGATGATGAACGTTTTCCTGGTCACTACTTGCGGTACAATGATTTAACCTATCGCGAGTTGCCTTTAACTGAAAATTTAAGTGAAACCATGAATAGGGCACTACCTTTCTGGCACGAAAGTATTATACCAGCCTTACGGCAAAATCAAAAGGTGATTATTTGTGCGCATGGCAATAGTTTGCGCGCCTTGATACAGTATATTGACAACCTGACGGATGAGCAGGTAACTCAACTGGATATACCCACCGGGACTCCTTGGGTGTATGAATTGGATGATCGCTTAAACCAAATCAGGCATTACTATCTGGATTAA